Genomic DNA from Mesotoga infera:
TCTTTTCATGTTTAGTACCTCCTTTTTTCCCACACCTTTCGGTGGATGCTTCATTAAGGTCTCTAAGACCGATAGCTTAGAACAACTTCAAGGCTTTCAATTCCCCAAGAACTTTCTGGAGCAATGTCTCGCTAATATCCTTATAAGGACTTCTAGAATACCCCGCGTCTACCCCCCTCGCTCTCAAAATTGCATGCATGATAGGCACGGTCGGCCCGAGTTTCGTAATTTGCCTTACTTCAAGAATCAATCTCTGAAGGCGCTGAACCTCTTCTTTATTACCGTCCTTGTGAGCCTCGTAGATTTCAGCGAGAAGCTCGGGATAGATATTTGCCATTCCGCAGACACAGCCTGTAGCGCCCGCATCGAAAGCGCCGGCGAAGATTGCCTCGGTTCCGATAATCACGTTGAAATCGGAATACTCTTTGACAGCTTCCTGGAAAAAGTAGAAATTCACCAGATCGAAGGAACTGTCCTTCAAACCCCTCAATCCATATTCGGCGAGCCTCTTCAGCAATGATGGAGTGATCGTGTTCTGCGACAGATGGGGATTGTTGTACACATATACTGGAAACTCCTCCTCATTCACTGCATCAATCAGAGCTGCTAAATGGCTGAAAAGATAGTCTTCGGGAAGATGAGGCGAATAATAGGGACAGATCGCTCCCACACCCTGCGCACCCGCTTCTTTTGCATGTCTTGCCAGTTCTACGGTGGTAACGGTATCTGCCGTGCCTACATGAGCCACTACCGGGACTTTACCGTTTACTTCGTCCAGAATTATTTCCAGCGACTTCTTCCTCTCCTCGATTGACATCAACGGGCCACATCCGTATGTACCAATAGGATAGTATCCGTTGACGTGGGGTAGAGTGAATTTGATTATCTCCCTGATTCCCTTTTCGTAAACCTTCCCGCTGCTCTCAAAGGAAGAAAGTACTGGTGGTATAATTCCGGTAAA
This window encodes:
- a CDS encoding dihydrodipicolinate synthase family protein is translated as MKALEFTGIIPPVLSSFESSGKVYEKGIREIIKFTLPHVNGYYPIGTYGCGPLMSIEERKKSLEIILDEVNGKVPVVAHVGTADTVTTVELARHAKEAGAQGVGAICPYYSPHLPEDYLFSHLAALIDAVNEEEFPVYVYNNPHLSQNTITPSLLKRLAEYGLRGLKDSSFDLVNFYFFQEAVKEYSDFNVIIGTEAIFAGAFDAGATGCVCGMANIYPELLAEIYEAHKDGNKEEVQRLQRLILEVRQITKLGPTVPIMHAILRARGVDAGYSRSPYKDISETLLQKVLGELKALKLF